The Deltaproteobacteria bacterium genome contains the following window.
CCCGCGCTGTAGGCAAGGCCCAGATCGTTTCGGATTTCCTGAAAGATTCTGGAACGGAAACCCCCGCTTCCCAGAACAAAATCCAGAATGGAAAAGGCATGATAGTCTGATGTGTTTTTCGCCGGTGCGGCAAAGCCCGCGAGGACAACGGATTGTGGGATTTCCTTGGGAACGATGATAACCTTGCCGTCACTTCGAAGGTCCGGGGCAGGCAAGGGGGCAATTCGGTGTTTCCGGGAAGGGGACGGAAAGCGGCTGGATAAAACCCGAATTGTCTCTTCGAGGCTGATGTCCCCTGTTACAGCGATCATCATGTTCTCCGGGTAAAAATATTCATGATGAAAATCGGCGAGATCGGCGACCTGGATCCCGCTGATTGATGGGATCGATTTTTGGTTCCCCCTTGGATTGCCGCGGTAAAGGTATTTTCTGAACTCACGGAAAGCAAATTCCTGGGGGTTGTCTTCGATGCGGCGTATTTCTTCCAGCATTAACTCTTTTTCGATCAGGACTTTTTTTGGATCAAAGCGGGGTGTGGTCATAATCTCCGAGAAAAGCTCAACCGCCTCCTCCAGGTTCTCTTTCAGGGTGTTTAGGCTGAAGCGGACCAACTCCAGGTCGGTTCTGCAGGAAATATGAATTGCATGGCGATCGAGCTGATCGTCCAGTTCATCACCATGCCAGTGGAGGGTACCGGCTGTTCTCATGGCCCGGCAAGACAGTTCTGCCAGGCCTGGTTGATCAGGCGGATCATAGGCGGACCCCGTTCTGACCAGGACCGACATCCGGATAATGGGCAATTCATGATCCCCAAGCCAATACAAGATCATACCGTTATCCAGGACTATACGCTTAGCTTCCGGAATCCTGTATTCTAAAACAGGGTAAGCGAGGTTTTCGGGAGACGTAAATTGATTACGCACCTCCGCTGATCGTTTTTTGTTCGCTGAGGCTGATTGTACCTGGTTCGGGAATGCCAGCAAGGCGATCCATGCCAAACACAAAAAAGCCGGAAGAAAACGAAGAAAGAATTTGGAAGTAACATTCGCTGATAATGTCATTGACGATGTCCAAATAGTATATTTTGTCTCATCATGGGTTCTGGGGATCGGATTTTTCAGGGATCAAAATCCCCACTGTCCTGTTCTCCGCTGTCAGGTA
Protein-coding sequences here:
- a CDS encoding insulinase family protein encodes the protein MILYWLGDHELPIIRMSVLVRTGSAYDPPDQPGLAELSCRAMRTAGTLHWHGDELDDQLDRHAIHISCRTDLELVRFSLNTLKENLEEAVELFSEIMTTPRFDPKKVLIEKELMLEEIRRIEDNPQEFAFREFRKYLYRGNPRGNQKSIPSISGIQVADLADFHHEYFYPENMMIAVTGDISLEETIRVLSSRFPSPSRKHRIAPLPAPDLRSDGKVIIVPKEIPQSVVLAGFAAPAKNTSDYHAFSILDFVLGSGGFRSRIFQEIRNDLGLAYSAGSFYSARAEYGVLSAYSMTKTDTTLRVLDAMKSIITDVAGSLLKPEEVRWAQRSITNNFLFSFTNAEQIAHQQMMSEYEGLPEEFLIQYRQNIQKVKPLEIKALAARYLRLDQATILILGDEKGFDHPVRNTGAAIPPAH